TGCAATAAATCTATTGTTCGGGGTGTAAACAAACCGTTAGGGGGTCGCACATCACGAACATATTTAGGTTCTAAATTACAGGAAGTTGCGATCGCCTCCTGGGTTAATTCCAAACTCTGCTTCAACTCCTTGCTACTCAGACGAGCAAAAGAGCGATGATCGTACCCGTGTAATCCAATCCAGTGACCTCGTTGATATACCTCTCTAGCCACTGCTGGTGCGCGGTTAACACAAACACCTAGCCAGAAAAAACTAGCCGAAACTTGGTAACGATCTAATACATCTAATAGCTGCGGTGTGTATTCAGGATGGGGGCCATCATCAAAGGTGAGCGCGATTTCTTTTGAATTAGCACATCCAGCCCAAAGGCAACTAGGA
The Oculatellaceae cyanobacterium DNA segment above includes these coding regions:
- a CDS encoding polysaccharide deacetylase family protein, translated to MPIAPITPILYRILKPTFPSCLWAGCANSKEIALTFDDGPHPEYTPQLLDVLDRYQVSASFFWLGVCVNRAPAVAREVYQRGHWIGLHGYDHRSFARLSSKELKQSLELTQEAIATSCNLEPKYVRDVRPPNGLFTPRTIDLLHKWNYRPVMWSVVPEDWVRPGISVVTQRIIRQVHNGSLIVLHDGYYGGQDVAQTTAQIIPMLIEQGYHFVTIDRLWEKFQLNTA